Within Anopheles nili chromosome 3, idAnoNiliSN_F5_01, whole genome shotgun sequence, the genomic segment TTTATATGGTATTATTAATCGTTGTGTACGAATCTACTCAACGATCGTAATGTGATCGTGTAAGCAAATAATATGGTTCTAGAGCAAGGGTGGTTACAGTTCTAACGACGATTTAGTTTAAAGTTGTAAGAAATTTCGATGTTTTtaacatgatgaaaagtaaaTTTCATCTCTAATAGTAAATACATACATCAATATTCATAAATAATTCGATGCCTATTTTTATacttttaaatttcaaatccaacgtatacgaacaaacacacacgtaatTTATTTCAGTCGTTTTTTCttataatttacattttcacAAATTGATACTTATTCTATTTGGCAACAGTAGAAGGACTAGAACTATCTGAATGAGTACCAACCACACATTAAAGTAATCATAAATAATCTTTGGTGAAAAAACGGTCCACACAAATATGTGATCACGTAGAATTGTTGCTACTACCATGAAAAAGCAAACGGGTACAGCTGTAAGTACATTTATCAGCGAAAGAACCTTCCATTTGATAGTAAGAGGATCTATTTTTAGTTTATGTTTATGgctgaaatataaaaaaaaatctataaatAAAAAGTTAAAAATCAAGTATACTGCTGAGAATAATACATACGTTTCATCAttgttgttaaaaaaaatgttctgcATAAGCATGAGAAAGCATAAAATAGGACCACTGAAGGTATGGAGCGTGAGGAATATTCCAACTCGAAATATATCAAAATGATTTAATCCAATGTATCCGGCATTAAGATCGATGGTGGCTAAGCTATTGGAGTTACCCTAAGGAAAAAGAACAGCATGGGTATTTAAAAATCCAGGATCTCTAGAATACAAATTTAACTCAACTGACAATACCTGATAATAGTAAAATGTTTTCCCAAGCCAATAATGGGTGATCATTTTGAGGACAAGGCTACCATTTTTATTCTCCGCAATATGATCGATACGTTCGTTCAGAAACCTGCTGGTTGCTAGTAGTGAACCGACCAGCATCACATTGTGCGGTTTGTGCAGTAATGCTGACAGCAAGGCTACAATGATCACGCAGTTACTGTAGAGGCCGCCCGAACGATTCAAATTGGAGGACCCCACTACTGCACGGTAGAGCATTGGTAAAAATccgataaaaaatatttctaccAGATTTATCCAAAATATCGTAAGACAAATGGGAgagctaaaaaaagaaaacagattGTAGAGTTTAATAAAAGTTCATAGTGTGTAGAACATTCTTACTTACTTCGATGCATGCAGTCCAAATATGCTTACCGTGCCCATTGCAGCACGGTAGTAATAGATCAGTAAAGACGCTGTAAATGAGAGCACTGTTGTAAGCAAACCGCCCATGTAGCAAATTTGATAAACCAAATAGCATAAACCAGCGGCCATAGCTAGGCTTTGAGAAGCTTTGTGTTCATCTTTTGATAACCAATCGCCTACATCGGGCAGGTGTTGCCATTTATCGCCGGTTTGATTCAATCGTCGAATAAACACGTGGATGCACATGAACGCTACAGAGGAGGAAGCGAATATATTTCGTTCTTCCTTGCACACTTGTATTAGAGACACGTCGGCTTTTGAATGATTGATCATACCGATAGTACTGTTCATAATGCGCATTTGCTTCAAGGTAAGCAACACCATAATGCTGGTAGTGAGATAGTACCAAGTTTGATGTTCCTCTTCGACGAAAGAGCTACTCGCAAGCGAAATGCAATGAAAGCATATACCAAGGCCTACGAACTGGAAATggaggggtgtttttttgaaataatcaaaaacCTGCATTTTGATTCCTTCGAAAAGATGCGACATTATCACCCAAAGGGTGAAACAAACGATGGGCAATAATACTAGCAATGCTTGGAAGGAGTTGGTATATGTTGATGGATCTTTTTCGAAAGACAAGAGTTTTAGCATGAGAAAAGCCACGAGCAAAAAATTTATGCTGGGGAAAAGCCTCGGCCATAGTTCAATTGCGTTCGCATTGGCATCACTTAGTATTTGCATGACTGCGATGGTAGCGCACATAAAAGTCATAACCACTCCTATCAGGATGTACACGATGTCGTACCGTATGTAACTTGATATAAGAAATTGAGTAAACTTATTTGTTACGGACGTGTAGAGGAGCAAAGCACGTTTGTAAGCAGATACATCAGTCGTATCGTTCATGAATAATTCATGCGACGCTTTGGCATCCTCATACCCTTCGAATAACTCTGCAAAAAAGGTTACAAGTAATAAACCGTTATTTAACACAAATCTTAATAACATAATTCATCTAATTACAGAACCATTTTACCTGAAGTTTGAAATTTGTTCTTTAATACTGATTCCACCTTCGCTTTTAACCGCTGAGTGTTATAGTAGTGCGCATAAAGCATGTCTTTACGATGCAAACCTTTAAGCGCAGGGTAAATTGTAGAGCCAATGGATGCGTGTGGAATGGCTACTCCCATCAAAATAGACAATGTTGGAGCTAGATCAATTTGTAGGAATGTATCATCGCTTTT encodes:
- the LOC128723114 gene encoding GPI ethanolamine phosphate transferase 2: MNARQDHIALYTFLVFLFSFSLFCYGFFPLSFSPATKTSLEELPQRLGNASLRGIDYKPRISRAVLVVIDALRMDFISQEENFKLLNSLLSDGRACLYRLQVHPPTVTMPRIKAMTSGAIPSFLDVILNLGSAEMKLDSFLYQMKQRQQKIVFYGDNTWTNMFPDMFHRRGENVDSLYVNDFYEGDRNITKHLNMELQMYDWKLMILHYLGLDHIGHVEGPFSDKVPGKLQEMDNVVKKIYQAMDKWKQKYYTKPMLIITGDHGMRDSGGHGGSTHPETVVPLIIVSDQCAKSDDTFLQIDLAPTLSILMGVAIPHASIGSTIYPALKGLHRKDMLYAHYYNTQRLKAKVESVLKNKFQTSELFEGYEDAKASHELFMNDTTDVSAYKRALLLYTSVTNKFTQFLISSYIRYDIVYILIGVVMTFMCATIAVMQILSDANANAIELWPRLFPSINFLLVAFLMLKLLSFEKDPSTYTNSFQALLVLLPIVCFTLWVIMSHLFEGIKMQVFDYFKKTPLHFQFVGLGICFHCISLASSSFVEEEHQTWYYLTTSIMVLLTLKQMRIMNSTIGMINHSKADVSLIQVCKEERNIFASSSVAFMCIHVFIRRLNQTGDKWQHLPDVGDWLSKDEHKASQSLAMAAGLCYLVYQICYMGGLLTTVLSFTASLLIYYYRAAMGTVSIFGLHASNSPICLTIFWINLVEIFFIGFLPMLYRAVVGSSNLNRSGGLYSNCVIIVALLSALLHKPHNVMLVGSLLATSRFLNERIDHIAENKNGSLVLKMITHYWLGKTFYYYQGNSNSLATIDLNAGYIGLNHFDIFRVGIFLTLHTFSGPILCFLMLMQNIFFNNNDETHKHKLKIDPLTIKWKVLSLINVLTAVPVCFFMVVATILRDHIFVWTVFSPKIIYDYFNVWLVLIQIVLVLLLLPNRISINL